From the genome of Setaria viridis chromosome 1, Setaria_viridis_v4.0, whole genome shotgun sequence:
TGTCTTGCGGCTTCTCATGGTGAAGAATTGTTTCATCTTTGCACGCGCGTCTGTGCACCATTCACTGGATTGTGATTTATTCTTGATGAATCCTTTCATCTTTGCACGCGCGTCTGTGCACCATTCACTGGATTGTGATTTATTCTTGATGAATCCTTGACACTTCTCTTTTAGGATTCACGGTCTTGCTCTGGAAAAAGCAAGGAGGCTGATCTCTGCAGGATAGGGCTTTGAAATGCCAGTGTGTTGTTCACATCTCCAGCTTTCTAGGACCACTGACATGGACAGGTCCATTGGGCTTGGACCTCCAGGTTGATAATCTACGTCTCGTTTCTTATGTGCAGACTTTGCTTAATCATCTTCTATCTACCTGTGACTTTGTTCATGCTCCAGGTAAGAAATTCCAGTGTTCAAAGTGGAACAAGGTTTTTACCTATAAAAGCATTTTAATCTTGACCCCTGAGACGGGCAAATCGACTAATAACAAAAACCACACATTTTTTTACAGGAAGTACTGAGCTAATATATTTTTGTGCAAAGCTCTAATTTCTGAAGctataatattttttcttgaacaacgcaggagagctgcatgtcatttcattaagaagatgAAGCTATAATATTTGAATGCAATTTGCACGCATATTGTCCAGTTTCCTGGAACCAGTACTTTATCTACTACTGCCATTAACCCCCGCTTAGAACTTTTGCATCCTTTGCTAGTTACATTGCATTGATCTCTGTTTTGATAAAGAAGTTGTTGGCGGGAAATGGTTAAATAGATCCCATGTAAAAGAAACTCGGTCAACACTGTAATCTTCATACCTGTCTGGGATCAGATGATAGATGGTATGCCAGGTCTTGACTTTGCGATTCCTTAGTGGAAAATTAATTTACTTGGTTTTAATATTTACAATACATCAGCTTATTACCACAGCCAGTTTATTTTAAATCAGAATATCTGGAGATCTTCACCAATCTTCTTTGGACCATCATCTGTCATATGGCATTAGTTGACTGTGCATCCCTAGAACAGAAAATGGTAGAACTTCTTAATTTAGTTGACTATTTGAGTTCACTCATGAGCTTGTATGGAATAAATGCATTTCGTTGACTTCACCTGATGTGAGTTGCTGAGACCTTCAGTTCTCAATCTCTTCCCATGACTATGGGAAGGACTGATAGTTAGACTCGTTACTCCTTGGCAGAGATGCCCCAGCCGAGGAAATTACTGTACAGTAATATTTTCTGCTCAAATAAATTATTAGTTCATTTGGGAATCGAAATTATAGATTTATAGGGACTCGAGGAATAGGGCGTGTGCCATGCTGGACTCGTGTAGGACGAGAAATCTGAGGTTGACAAGGCTTATGCAACAGTCTTGCTTGTTAGACAATATGTTTAGGCCGGCCCTTTGGGCTGTTGGGCTGGGTGCCGCACAGGCCCATGGCCGTGCGCCTCCCCCTCCCTGGGATGACTTGATTGCCTAGGTCTTTAGATTAGGCAAGGATCTCCGTTAATTGGGTGTTATTATAAACCCTAGGATGTCCTTGCCTATATAATCTGTACCTGATGCTTTGCACATCAATCAATCTATTATCCCGAGCCAATATTGCTTTTATGGTATCACGAGTTCGGGTTCCCACGCTGCCGACGCCAAGGCGcacgacgccgccaccgccgacgagGCTGAGCACGAGGAGCGCACTCCCCAGGCCGCGGCCAAACGCGACGCCGCCACTGCAGAAAAGGAGGCGGCTGATGCCTCCCAAGCCCGCGACGCCGCCACCCAACGCGCCCGCGAAGCCCTAGCGCGCGCTGCCGCCGAGGCCGTCCCTGATCCATATGCGGAGGACCGCGGCAACGGTGATGGCTCCCACGTCTCCGATCAGGACCACGGCGCCGTCCACGACGCCATGCTTCTCCATgaagccgccgccatcctcaACCTCCACGCCCAAGCCGTCACCGTCCAAAACATCCGGAGCCTCATCCACAACGTCCTCGATGTGAACTCAGGCAACTACGCACAGTGGTGTGAGCAATTCCTCCTGGCCGTCGCGAAGTACTCGCTCCAGGACCATGTCCTGCGCGACGATCCCGCCCCTGCCGTGCCCGACTGGGTACGAATGGACTACGTCGTCCGCTCCTGGATCGTCGGATCCATCTCCAACgacctcgccgacgccgtcctcgAGCGCGACTCCACCGCGCACTCCGCCTAGCTTGCCATCGAGACCCAATTCCTTGGGAATCGGGAGACGCGCGCCCTCTTCCTCGACGCCCAGTTCCGAATTTCATCCAAGGTGATTTGTCCATCACCGATTACTGCAGGCGCTTCAAGCAGATGGCGAACTCGCTTCGTGAGCTCGACGAGTGTGTCACCGATCGCACCCTCGTGCTGAACGTGATACGCGGCCTCAACGAACGCTATGCCACCCTGGGTCTTCATCTCCGTCGCGGCCGCTTGTTCCCCTCGTTCCTGGAGGTCAGGAACGACCTCCTCCTGGAGGAGCTCACCGTTGCGCACCGCCCCTCCGCGCCCTCCTCTATCCTCGTCGCCTCAGCCCCGTCACGCTCTCCCACGCCAGCCCAGCAGCAGCCCAAGTCTCACGGCGGCTCCCGTGGTGGCTCAGGTGGCTCCACCAGCTCCTCCAAGTCGCGTCGTAGCAAGGGCGGCAAgaagtccggcggcggcggcgccggcgcccaatCCTCAATGTCCGGTGGCGGCAACGCCCCTACGCCTGGCATCGGCGTGCAGGCTCCCATCGGCGGCTGGCCATCCCTGCTCAATCCCTGGACAAGGTCCATTTAGATGTGGCCCGGCCCGCACGGAACAGCACCACAGCCTGGCCTGCAGCCGCAGCAGGCCATGCTAGCCCAGCACGCCTAGCAAGCCCAGCTGCAGGCGTAGGCTCACCTTCAGGCCCAGGCACAGCAGGCCCACCTCCTCGCCCAGGCGCAGCAGCAGGCCCACCTCCAGGCGCAGGAGGCCATGCCACCCCAGACTGCTCTATGGGCTGCGCCCGGCTTCTACAACCCAATCGCGAGCCTGCCTTCATGGGACCAGAAATTCAGCACCATGACATTGAACCCTCCACAGAACAACGAATGGTATTTTGATTGAGGTGCCTCCTCTCACATGACCTCCGACCCTAGCACCTTGTCTCATGCATCCTCCCGTGGTATCTCTCTCCTTCATCAATCGTTGTTGGTAACGGGTCCTTACTTCCTATCACCGCCACTGGCACAGTACGTCTTACTCGATCTTTCTCTCTTAATAATGTTCTTGTCTCTCCAAGTCATATTAAGAATCTTATTTCCATGTGCCAGCTTACTTCTGACAACAATTGCTCTGTTGAATTTGATCCCGATGGTTATTCTATGAAGGATCTTCAGTCCCGGAGAGTGATCGTCAGGTGCAATAGCTCTGGTCCGCTATACCCCCTACAGCTGCATGTCGCCTCCTCTTTTGTTGTCGGCGCCCCTCATCCATCTGGCACCGCCGCCTGGGTCACCCTGGTCATGAAGCTCTCGCCAAGCTAGCTCCTGTTATTCCTTCATGTAATAAAGACATTAGCAATTCTCTTTGTCATGTGTGTCAGCTAGGCCGTCACATTCACCTACCCTTTTACAATTCCACTTCGCGTGCTTCAAACAATCTTGATCTTATACATTGTGATCTGCTTATTGGGTAGAAGCACTCGCCACTGCGACCTATCCTTACACACCAAAACGTTGAAGTTCGCTACCCCACACCTTGCTCTCCACGGCACAACACCATCCTATGAGCATCTTCGTGTTTTCGGTTGTAAGTGCTACCCCAATTTATCCGCCACCGCTAGCCACAAACTCGCACCGCGTTCTGCCCTCTGCGTTTTTCTTGGCTACTCTGCTCATCACAAGGGATACCGCTGCCTTGTATATGAGGAGCGCGGATCATCTGTAACAGGCACTTTGCTCTACAATTTTCAGAATGATCAAATCAAAGGGCATAGGCCACAAATTAGTTCTGAGACACTGATTATGCAAAGCTTCTAATTCATTCTAAGTTATGAGACTATAAAGTTGAGGCCTGAGGTATCTGATTAGACTGTACAGCTCATCTTGAAATGGGTCTGCAAGAGTGAAAACCAACTTTTTCAGATTACACTTGAGTCCTCCATGCTCGCCACCTCTATCAGAAGCCTCGATTCTGAGTTTTCCAAGACCCACCCAGGATAATTAAATTCTGGTGCAACTTTTCATCTGTCATGTTCATTAGAAGACCATGGAATGAAGCATATTTGGCCGAGTTACCATGATTACTAGTTGGAGCCATCGCATTAGTAAATTAGTATTTTATGAGTATATGGTCACTGCAAAACTGCTGTGGTTCAAAGGCAAATAACTTAAGTTGCATATTTCATCCTTGAAGGTTTAAGACGTAAAGATATGGCAGTTTTTCTCCATCCAAAATACTCAACAGTACGGTTCTTCAAATGTCATGTCTTTCTTATCTTTGCTGCCAGTAGCTATTCCTTTTCCCATCACAGGATTTTATATTAGTATTGCCGCTTTTTACTATTAGACTACTGTCTTGTTTTGCGCACCTGATTTGTCCAAACATCACTAAATATGTTTAACTCTGTTGTTTGATGCTAACTTGAACTCAGAAAGAGTAAAGCACCCATTTGGTCTGATCAAAGTGGTTTATTAGTGATCCTAGATTAACATCCCAACATGACATAATCAACTGCCACTTAGCTTTTTCCCCTTCCCAAATGAATACACCAGACACATATAACCATATTTGGTGATATTTGAATGTAACATCTGAATTTGTTCTTTTGTAATTGTTATTTACTTTTGACGATACTAATTTGCATGGATTTGAGATCTGCCATGGAACTAGATAATGCATGCATCTGGATTATAAAAGCGAGAACACATTCGACGCTGCTAAGAAATTACAGTGGTTGAAACTTGAAATGCAAATGCTTACAGAAAATTCAAGGGAAAAAACAGTTCGGTCCCAGTCAAAGTCAAGGGGGAGAGGGTACCTACAACTAAGCAGATCCTTTTTAATAATCATCATCATGAGAGGATGACAAAGATTTCACTGTTTTAATCAACACTAGATTATCTTAATGCGCTTATAATATTTAGTCGATGACGCGCACGAGTGCACTTCCCGAGCTTTCCAGCTATATGTGTCGAATCATATCACGAGCTGCATGGGAAAAATATTAGTCTCACGTTCTGATCTCGAGATGATCTGAGTAGGCATCACTGAGGCCTTCATTAGTTAAAGCTAGAATTGCTCAGCTTCCAATGGTTGAAGTTTATTTTAACTTTGTGTTGTTAACGCTTCCCTGCAAAGCAAAATGTAATCAACAAGATCCAACCGTGTTGTCTTGCTACAGTACTATTGCTTTCATGGAAACTGCTGTATCTCGACAAGTTTGTATCCTTTTCCTCTAAACATTGGGTTGTAGGAAATTAGGAATGATAGTgggcatttttttttattttctactacatTGCAGCATGAACTTTTGAGATAATAGAAGATGTTTTCTGAAACAAGGAATAGTGGGAAATTCTTACTTTGTCATAGTTACTTCATGACTTTTCATTTTTACTAAACCTGCTATGCATAATTTCACTAATATTCTTTCCTCTTATTTATGTTTTAAGTGTAACAGCCAGTAACGTTCTGAACGTGCTAGCAGTATTTTCTGCTAGAGTTGAGGCTATAGTAAAATGTTTCGCTTTCACTGATCTTATTGCTGATTATAACTGACAAAATACTAACTATATATGCTTTCACATTCCTTTGAAAACATTAAACCCATTCAGAGAACCCCTCTATTTTGTCCACAAATTCAGGTTGTGAatgcaaaagggaaaaaatataaaCTCTTTCCTTgttaagatgcaaaattacATCTTGAGACTTGGCTATTGAATTTATATACAAACCAATATTTTTATTACTGGACGTAGTTGTAGGCATGTCAAGCATTAAGAAAAATGACATAATGGATACCATGTCTAGATATTAATCATAGTTAATGATCTACTAAAAAACTATGGACATCATTTGGTTTTCTGAACAATAAGAACAGCATACTTTAAGAATTTGGGAAAAGGAGATAACATGAACTATGTTAAAACGTACATATATATGAACTGGTGCACCTACTTGAAGAATTTGAGTACAATTGCCTCTAGTGATGTACATTAAAATCACATGGTTCCATTGAGACAAAATTCTGTCAGTATTGCACCAGCTTAGTCCAACAGATAAAGAACATGAAAGAAGtaataaagaaaaggaaaaagaattaATTATTGATTTTATTAGCACAAAGGCGATCTATGAGGAACCCCTTTCCTTCTGCTCATATTTGTGGCCATGTCTTCATCAGACACTCTATTCGCAGATCGTGCACAAATATATGGTCCACTCCTTTTTTTTCGAACAAAATTTGTGCATGGGGCACTCAAATTCTCAGAGTCTGATGATCCCATAGGCTCATCAACATCAACGAGGGTTGAGTGAGTTGTGTCATCATCAGCATCATGAGGAATGAAGAAGTCAGGTCCAAGCTGCAAGATCTTGCATGGGCGCAAGTATGCTGACAAATTTTTCTTCTGCCGTAGTATATACTCTACCTGAGAAAGATGCAGATTGTCAAATAATTTTCGTAGCATGTGTAGAAATTTCATGGTGAGCTTCATCGCATGTCATATCTctccaaaatattttttataaatttactGATATAATATCCAAACTTGTGTTTGTAGTGCTATCCTAATTCCCTGGGAAAATTCCACAGATAGAAGCATACTTCTCTTGCAGAGTACCTTTTAGATCATAATTGTTCTGCTCCTCTCATTTAGCATGAATTATACTGTATCATTTTCTCAACCACTATAATTCAATTATATAAAGTCACATAGAACAACTATGCTTATTTCTTCGAGCTAAGTAATCACCTTGCAATCCAGAGAGCAGTGGAAATAGGGTTCTTGAAGGCTCCTGTCGCAGGAGGTGCAAATATTCCCTGACCCCTTGAATTGCCTATTCTGTGGTCTCTTCTTCAGGAAAACAACCTTAGAGCTGTTAATGGTATAAGACTGCACCATGTTGATACAGAATTGTAAGTCTTCTTGCATATTGAACCTCAGACATCGATTCTCAGACTCGCATGCATGCACGAACTATGCATAATTGATGTACCTGGACGCTGGAACAATCAATAAGCTTCTCAAGGTCCTCCAGCCGAACGACGTCGTGGTAGACATACCGCCGCACCTGCAGCAGCCGGTGTACACGGTGTGCTGACACACAGTGTGGGCAGATGCTGGTGCAGCAATCAAGGCAACAGATGTTCTTTTCATTCTTTTTGGCATGCTCATGGAAGGAGCATGCTACAAAGAACTTCTGTGTGTTGAGTGCCTCTAACCATGCCGGCTTCCACATTGCCTGCTGATGTTGCGAAATCCCAAACAGTTTTTGCATCAGTAAATGGTGAATTCATCTGAGAATTCGCAGGAGCGCATGAAGAAGGTTAGAGTCCTTACCATGATCATGTATGTAGGTGAAAAACCCTCTGGTGCTGTGTGTGTTCTGGGTTGGATGAGGCAGGGAGTTTTGAAGAAGAGAGAGACGCTTATGAGAGCTTATGAAAGATGGAGGGTGGGGTGTTTAGTGGGCTAAGAAGTATTAATGAGACAACCAGGAGAGGGGTCTATATATCTGCATCAGTATGGCTTTTGACAATTGACTCCTTAATCTATGGCACTATCATGGAATGCACCTTGCTTTATGACAGAGTTTTAGGCATTTGTAGTTACTttttgaatcaaatttaagACATGTTCCGTAATTGCTGTTGTAGGTGCTGGGATGCTATACTTCAAAAAGGGGAGCTGATTTTGTAATTTCATTGGAAGGGGCTGCAACATCAGTTTGTACCAGGTTTGCCTTTCATCGAACTTGCTGGAGTCGATCCTATTAAAATTTCAATAGCTGTTCTGAGATCAATCAATAATTGTGACAGAAAGTGCCTTTCCGTTCTCATAGAAAAGTCTGCCGATTTCGGTGATAATTTCATCAGTTTAATCCTGAAACAAACAATacctttttaaaaataattttacAGTTGAAAACTCTGTTTCAAAATTGGTACAAGTGAATTGGCAGCATAAATATTTAGTTTTGCATGACCACAATCATGAATCCTGATGCCCAATGTGATAACATGGCCAAGTGGTTATTACTGTTTACAACATAAATTTATGTGGTATAATGGTTTTGAGTATCAAAACAAATTACTATGCAAAGCAGATTATTATAGCTAAAACCTTATTCATTCCAGTAAACTCCTGATGTGGAA
Proteins encoded in this window:
- the LOC117864616 gene encoding protein RGF1 INDUCIBLE TRANSCRIPTION FACTOR 1 isoform X2, which translates into the protein MIMAMWKPAWLEALNTQKFFVACSFHEHAKKNEKNICCLDCCTSICPHCVSAHRVHRLLQVRRYVYHDVVRLEDLEKLIDCSSVQSYTINSSKVVFLKKRPQNRQFKGSGNICTSCDRSLQEPYFHCSLDCKVEYILRQKKNLSAYLRPCKILQLGPDFFIPHDADDDTTHSTLVDVDEPMGSSDSENLSAPCTNFVRKKRSGPYICARSANRVSDEDMATNMSRRKGVPHRSPLC
- the LOC117864616 gene encoding protein RGF1 INDUCIBLE TRANSCRIPTION FACTOR 1 isoform X1, whose amino-acid sequence is MIMQAMWKPAWLEALNTQKFFVACSFHEHAKKNEKNICCLDCCTSICPHCVSAHRVHRLLQVRRYVYHDVVRLEDLEKLIDCSSVQSYTINSSKVVFLKKRPQNRQFKGSGNICTSCDRSLQEPYFHCSLDCKVEYILRQKKNLSAYLRPCKILQLGPDFFIPHDADDDTTHSTLVDVDEPMGSSDSENLSAPCTNFVRKKRSGPYICARSANRVSDEDMATNMSRRKGVPHRSPLC